A window of the Lactuca sativa cultivar Salinas chromosome 5, Lsat_Salinas_v11, whole genome shotgun sequence genome harbors these coding sequences:
- the LOC111886612 gene encoding VAMP-like protein YKT61 has product MKITALLVLKCHPIPDGSDPVILANAMDVSHFGYFQRVTVRQFIVFVGRTVAKRTPPDQRHSVQHEEYKVHSYNRNGLCVVGFMDDHYPVRSAFSVLNQVIDEYQKKHGNSWHNIQADITDQWPYLNDALTRFQDPAQADKLLKIQRELDETKIILHKTIDSVLERGEKLDSLVEKSSDLSAASQMFYKQAKKSNQCCTIL; this is encoded by the exons ATGAAGATCACGGCGTTACTCGTGCTGAAATGTCACCCGATTCCAGACGGTTCTGATCCAGTGATTCTAGCGAACGCGATGGACGTGAGTCATTTTGGGTATTTCCAGAGGGTCACCGTCCGGCAGTTCATCGTGTTTGTTGGTAGGACCGTCGCCAAACGAACCCCGCCTGACCAACGCCACTCCGTCCAACACGAAG AGTACAAGGTGCATTCATATAACAGAAACGGTCTCTGTGTGGTGGGCTTCATGGATGATCACTATCCAGTTAGGAGCGCCTTCTCTGTGCTGAATCAG GTTATAGATGAGTACCAAAAGAAGCATGGAAATTCATGGCACAACATACAAGCAGATATCACTGATCAATGGCCATATCTTAATGATGCTTTAACCAGGTTTCAG GATCCTGCTCAGGCTGACAAGCTGTTGAAAATTCAAAGGGAATTGGATGAAACCAAAATTATCCTT CATAAAACCATTGATAGTGTCCTTGAAAGAGGTGAAAAGCTGGATAGCTTAGTTGAGAAGAGTTCAGATCTTAGTGCAGCTTCACAG ATGTTCTATAAGCAAGCAAAGAAATCCAATCAATGTTGTACTATTTTGTGA